One Apium graveolens cultivar Ventura unplaced genomic scaffold, ASM990537v1 ctg2635, whole genome shotgun sequence DNA window includes the following coding sequences:
- the LOC141700635 gene encoding DUF724 domain-containing protein 5-like — protein MQAFGMFPQNPRFQTLFSEKEGSREGSTITLMVDFLNVVENTYILQPDEPKKNLEDTVEILHELEYNGFHVNVVGDRIVQLLSIKDRRDGLKAKSKEATDQIEEKEEKINDLNNRICLLQEVLAWLCQLKSRKIQLSLI, from the coding sequence ATGCAGGCATTTGGCATGTTCCCCCAGAATCCACGCTTTCAAACCTTGTTCTCGGAAAAAGAGGGTTCTCGTGAAGGTTCGACAATAACTTTAATGGTGGACTTTCTCAATGTTGTTGAGAACACATACATCTTGCAACCTGATGAGCCAAAAAAAAATTTAGAGGATACAGTGGAAATCCTTCATGAATTGGAATATAATGGGTTTCATGTCAATGTAGTAGGTGATCGTATAGTGCAATTACTATCAATAAAGGACAGACGGGATGGACTTAAAGCTAAGTCAAAGGAAGCTACAGATCAGATTGAGGAAAAGGAAGAAAAAATAAATGATTTGAATAATCGCATATGTTTACTGCAAGAAGTGCTTGCTTGGCTTTGTCAACTAAAGAGCAGAAAGATTCAACTGTCGCTCATCTGA